GTGCCCGATCAGGAGGTGGCCCGTCTGAGGGGAGCGGAGAGAATCCTGGATGAAGCAGGGTTGAAGCATCAGCTCGTGTTGGCCATGGGTAATCCGGCGGATGAGATATTGAGCGAATCGGCGAAGGGATACGACCTGGCGATCATGGGTAGCAGAGGCCTAGGGAGCGTGAACCGATTCGTCCTCGGGAGCGTGACCAGTAAAGTATCACGCAGCATCAAGATACCCCTTTTAATCATTCCACCCAAGTGAAGCGGCATCAAAGAATAGCATGATCTGAGGGTTACTTCGGCTTCGATCATCATCGAGCCATTGAACGATGGTATCAGCTCATGATACGTGTATTCCTTGATCATGTCGAGCCCATTGGTAAATCACATTGGGTGATTTTTCAGTGAGGATGACGAGGGCTAAGACGTTTGATGGTGGCGCTTGAAGAGCTATGAATATAGAGGATAGCCGGGTACTATCAGGATATGAAAAATGGTAATCTTCTACAGCATCACCTTCTTCGAGCCATTTTCCATTATCTCTAACATATTTGGAGATCTTTGCATCGGTCGCGCGTAGCATGATGTCTACGTAGAGTCTTGGAATATTCACCATGAAGTCTCCATCTCTATTCCGCCTGCTGATGTTATCAATCTCAACTCTCCGCCTAATGGGGCCGTGCCCAACATTTATTCGAACCCTCCTAGCGTCCA
This DNA window, taken from Methanomassiliicoccus sp., encodes the following:
- a CDS encoding universal stress protein; amino-acid sequence: MAKLLVCVDGSQYSEEAVRYAVGIAREHDSTINLMFVWTPPASAGQEMDIPLEVPDQEVARLRGAERILDEAGLKHQLVLAMGNPADEILSESAKGYDLAIMGSRGLGSVNRFVLGSVTSKVSRSIKIPLLIIPPK